Part of the Dethiosulfovibrio russensis genome, CTCGGAGTTCAGGGACAAAGAAGGTTACTGGACGGGCGTGGCACTGGACCCCATATGTTTCATGACAAACCAAAAGTTTCTACAGGATAAAGACATGACTCCACCGAAATCCTGGGAGGACCTACTGGACGACCGCTACGGCAAGAAGCTACAGATGGCCGACGCCAGGACCTCAGGAACGGCCATGTATAGGATACTCAGTCTGGTTCAGGCCATGGGAGAAAACGAAGCCTACGTCTATCAGACGAAACTCAACGATAACGTACAGGTATACACTAAGAGCGGATCGGGAGGAGCCCTGCCCATCGCTCGAGGCCAAGCCGCCGGAGGCATATTCTTCCTGGTTGACGCCCTGGAGATGAAACAGAAGGGCTACCCCGTCGTGGTCAGCTATCCGGAAGAAGGGGTGGTGGCAGGGATAGAGGCCATGGCCCTCGTGAAGGGAGCGTCGCAACCCGATCTGGCTAAACTCTTTCTCGACTGGGCCTCGGGAGAGAGAATGCAGCACCTTTACGGGGAGAACGGCATAAACCTCATCCCCACAAATCCCGACGTCCCTCCCGCGACGCCGGAGCTGGATATCAACTCGATAAAGATCCTGCCACTGGACGTCGAATGGGCGGGAGAAAACAGGGACAGACTGGTCGAGAGATGGGTAGAAGAGGTGCTTCGCTAGCTTTATGGGCGGCCTTGGGGGTGTTCGTGCTTTATCCCCTGGGCCGTCTCTTCGTAGTAGCGACCACCCATGGCGGAGGATTCTCGCCGACCCCCCTGCTGAACGTGATGACCGACGGATACAGCCTCGCCGCCATGAGGAACACAGCGATACTGGCGACGGCAGTGGCCACGGCGGGAACGGCGATAGGTTTCGCCTTCGCGCTCTGCTCCTCGGGGATACCGATTCCCCGTTGGATCGGAAGATCCGTCGACAGCGTAGTCGTATTGCCACTGGTCTCTCCGCCCTTCATGACCGGAATCTCTCTGTCGGTACTGTTGGGACCGGGGGGGACCATACCGAATCTGATAGGCATGCCCGACCTGAACCTCTACGGGTTCTGGGGAACCTGGCTCGCAGAGATCATGACCTATTTCCCTCTAGCCTATCTGGCACTGTCGGCGGTCCTCGAGGGGATAGACGGAGAACTGGAGGAATCGGCCATGACCCTGGGGGCCACCAGGCTCCAGGCCTTCCGAGAGGTGACCGTTCCTCTGGCGATTCCCGGACTGGCCAACTCGTTCCTGCTGCTCTTCGGAGCCTCTTTGGCCGATTTCGCGTCTCCTATGGTGATGGGAGGACACAACTTTCCCGTCCTAACCACCCAGGCCTATCTAAGGATAACGGGCATGTACGACCTCCAGGGAGGAGCGGCCCTCTCTCTTTTTCTGATAATACCCGCTATAGGGGTTTACCTGATCCAGAGAAGGTGGACAGAGAACCGGGAGTTCACCACCATTTCGGGAAAAGGCGGCAGGGACCGTCCTCGAAGACCGATCGAGAAGTGGGAGAAGTGGGTCCTGGCCGTCGTGGCGTCCATATCGTCGTTCCTGTTGGTCGTATACGGCACTATACTGACGGCGTCGTTGGTCCGGGCGTGGGGACTGGACAACTCCTTTACGCTGGAACATTACGGCTACGCCCTGTCGTCGGGGTTGGGATCCATAAAGGACACCTTCCTACTGGCTACCACCGCCACTCTGATCGGCACGGTCGTATCGGTCACGGCGGGATATCTGGTCACGAAAAGGGAGACCCCCCTCAGAGGAACCATGGAGGCGGTCTCCCTTCTGAACTCCATATTGCCCGGCACTGCCGTGGGGATAGCCTACGTGATAGCCTTCAACTCCGGCCCGATCGTCTTGACCGGAACCATGACCATACTGGTGGCCCTGTGCGTTTTCCGCTACGGCGCCGCGGCGATGAGGCTCACGATAGCATCGCTGAGCCAGATGGACCGTTCCCTGGAGGAGGCCGCCATGAACCTAGGAGCCTCGGGGTTCACCGTGTTCAGGAAGATAACCGTCCCCCTTATAGCCCCGGCCATATCGGGAGGGATGAAATCACTGTTCGTGATATCCATGACAGCGATAAGCGCCATGATATTTCTGGTCTCGGTCAGATGGAACCTCCTCACGGTTAGGATACTGGAGTGCATCACCGAGCTTATGTTCGGCCAGGCGGCGGCCCTGTCGGTGGTGCTGGTTACCATCGTCTTCTCCGTTTCGAAGCTGATAGACCGGCTCTTTCGAGTTAGATGGAGAAGTTGAGCTTATCCAACATCTCCTCTATCTCGTCGTCCGTCACGTTCAGAGCCGGCAGAAAACGTATGGCCCCTCCGGCTACATTGAGCAGTGCCCCTCGATCAAAGGCCGCCTGGCGAACGGTATTGGCGTCTTTCGTGACTGCGCCTATCATGAGCCCCAAACCTCTGACCGAATCGACCCAAGGAAGCCTCTTCAGCCCTTCGGACAGAAGCCGCCCCTTACGGGTCACCTCCGAGAGAAAATCGTCGGTCATGGCCTGCAAGACCGGAAGCCCCGCCGCAAGGGATAGGGGGTTTGGGGCAAAGGTGGAGCCGTGTTCCCCCTGAGCGAAGGGAGAACATCCGAAGGCCAGAAGTGCTCCCAGAGGGAGCCCTCCCCCTAGCCCTTTCCCCAATGTAATCAGGTCGGGTTTTAAGCCGTAATGCCGATAGCCATAGCCCTTTCCGGTCCGCCCCAGGCCGGACTGGATCTCGTCGGCCACCAAGAGGAACCGACCTTCCTCGTGAAGGGAGTGTATGGTCTCGGCCAGATCCTCCGAGCAGGGCAAAATTCCGCTGTTGCCCTGCACCGTCTCCAGAAAGACCGCCGCCACCTCGTTGGCCTCGCAGAAGAGCCTCAGGCACTCGCCGCTCAGAGGTAAAAATATCCCATCGGAAAGCAGCGGCTCGAAGGGCTTCCTTATGCCCGGCCCCCAGGTGATGGACAGGGAGCCGCAGGTCCTGCCATGAAAATTCCCCTTAAAGGAGATTATCTTGCCCGGCCGGAGGGCCTTAACAGCCTTGATAGCCGCCTCGGTGGCCTCCGCTCCCGAGTTGGAAAATGCTACCTGTCCGTCTCTTCCGTCCAGTGCCAGAACGGCCTCGGCCATGGAAAGGGCGTCGGGATCGAGAAAGTAGTTTCCTAGGTGAAGATGTCGGCCTGCCTTGGCCTCGATGGCCTTCAAGGTCGGTCCGTAGGAATGGCCCATGGCCATGACTCCTATGCCGGAGTAACAGTCCAGAAACTCTCCCCTGTCGGTGAAGAGCCTGACCCCCTCGGCACGTTCCACCGTGATCGGGAGGGGACTGTAGAGAGGTGCCAGCATCAGGCTTGCTCCTCCCTACGATCGAACTCCGCCACCAGAGCTTTGGCGGCGTCTCCGGCCTGATCCCTCGGGACTAGCACCGATATCTTTATCTCCGACGTGGTGGTCCCTAGAACCGAGACCTCCGCTCCGTCCAGAGCGGAGAAGAAACGGGCCGCCACGCCGGAGCTGGTCTTCATCCCGACTCCCACAGCCGACACCTTGGCGACGGTGGAGTCGTCCGACAGGGACCAACCGTCGATACCCTCCAGACTCTCCCTCACGGAATCACGGACCTGACATATATGCCCCGACACCACGGAGAAGGTTATGGACGTCCTCCCCCCGGCGGAGACGGTGGATATCATGTCCACGTTGACACCGTCGGCGGCGAGACATCCGAAGAGCCTCGTGAGGAGGTCGACCCCGTCGGGCAGCCCCTCCAGAGTGACCTTCATCTGATCCATATCGACGGCGATACCGGTTACCACAGGTTGTTCCAGCCACTCCGGAAGCGTATTCACGATTCTCGTCCCCTCCTCGTCGGAAAATGTGGAGCCACAGTAGAGGTCCACCTCGTATTTCTTAGCTATCTCCACCCCTCTGGAATGGAGGACCTTGGCTCCCAGAGCGGCCATCTCTAACATCTCGTCGTAGACCACGTAGTCCAGCTTCTTGGCCTCCGGCACGACCCTGGGATCGCAGGCGTAGATACCGGCCACGTCGCTGTATATCTCACAGGGAACCCCCAGCTTGGCCGCAACTGCTATGGCAGAGGTGTCCGAGCCCCCTCTGCCCAATGTGGTCACGTCGCCGTCGGGCGATATGCCCTGGAATCCGGTGATGACCACCACCTGGACGTCCTCGAGACGATGCCTTAGCCTTGATAGGTCCAGATCAACTATGCGGGCGTCGCGAAACCGTCCGGTGGTCTCTATGCCGAGCTGGAAGGCATTGAGAGACAGTGCGGAGACCTCCATATCGTGCAGGGCCATCGCCAGCAGGGCAGCGGAGGTCTGTTCTCCCGTAGAGAGAAGCATGTCCATCTCCCTTGGACTCGGCGACGAACTAACCTGCTCCGCCAGGGAGATCAGGTCGTCGGTGGTATCTCCCATGGCGGAGACCACCACGGCCAGCCTGTCCCCTCGAGCTACTCTATCGACTATCTTTCGGGCGACTGTCTTTATATGCCCCGCAGTGGCGACCGACGAACCTCCGTATTTCTGGACCACTAAGGCCATGGCTAAAGTTCCCTCAGATCCGCCACTATGCGGGTTTTATCGGCGGTCTGGGCGTCCACGTCCTTTACCACCCTGGCCGGAATACCGGCCACCACTACTCCGGGAGGAACGTCCTTGGTGACTATGGCTCCGGAGGCCACCACCGAACGGGCTCCGACTCTCACTCCCTCGAATATGACGGCGTTGGCTCCTACCAGGACGTCGTCCTCCACCACCACAGGCAGGGCGCTAGGGGGCTCTATGACGCCGGCCAGAACCGCTCCGGCACCGATATGACAGTTCTTCCCCACCGTGGCCCGACCTCCAAGCACGGCGTTCATGTCTATCATGGTGCCCTCTCCTATCACCGCTCCGATGTTTATGACCGCCCCCATCATGACGACGGCCCCCCTGCCTATCTCCACCATATCGCGGATTATCGCTCCGGGCTCTATTCTGGCCTCGTATTTAGTGAGGTCAGCCATCGGCACGGCCGAGTTCCTGGCCTCAACCTCGACCTCGAAATCGTCGATGCGGTCCGAGTTGGCCTCCAAAAAGGCCATAACCTCGGCTCTGTCTCCCTTGACGACGCCGAACTCGGAACCTCCGACGAAACGGAGATCGCCCCAGCTCAGCCCATCCAGTTTGCCGGAGAGAAAAACCCTGACCGGCGTTTTCTTGACCGACTCCTTTATGAGTCGGATCACCTCTTCAGTGCGCATCGAACGACCTCCTCGAAATCGTAAAGTCCCGGCTCGCTATCCAGGGCAAAGCGAGCCGCCCTGTAGGCTCCCATGGCGAAGACCTTTCTGGACAGGGCCCTGTGTCCGAAGGACAGCACCTCTCCCTCGTTGGCGAAAGATACGGAGTGATCCCCGGGAACTCCGCCAAGTCTGAGCGAGTGGGTGGGACAATCCCTGCCGACAGCGTCTTTAAGTAAGATGGCGGTACCTGAAGGGGCGTCCACCTTGTGGACATGGTGGGTCTCGCATATCTCGACATCCCAGTCATCGAGGGCGGTGGAATAATCCCTAAGGACCATCTTCAACAGTCCTATGCCCATGGAAAAGTTGTATCCCTGGACCACCGGCACGGTCCTAGCCAGTTCAGCCAGGGCGTCAAAGTGCCTTTCCTCCAGTGCCGTGGTGCCGAGGACCAGGGCCGACCGATATTCCCTGCATATACCCAGGGTCCTCTCCAGCGCCTCGGGACGTGAGAAGTCGACCATCACCTCCGGCCGATCGAGAACGGCCTCGTCCTCCAGGGATACGGTGGCTACACAGTCATCCGGACCGAATACCTCCAGAAGTTCACGGCCCATTCGGCCGGAGGCCCCGGTTATTCCGTACTTCATATCAGAGCCCCAGCTCGTCCATCAGGCAGTCTAGACCGTCTCTGGCTTTCTCCGACAGAGGCACCAGAGGCAGGCGTATCTCCTGAGAACAATAGCCGATACGGGCCACCGCGTACTTGACCGGTATGGGGTTGGTCTCCACGAAAAGCCCCTTCATCATGGGGAAGAGCTTCATATGGGCCTTTCTGGCCGCAGACAGATCCTCGTCCAGGGCGGATCTGATCATGGTCGAGGTCTCCCGGGGAACCACGTTGGACAGAACGGAGATCACTCCGTCCCCTCCGCTACAGACCAGGTGGAAGGCCTGGTCGTCGTTGCCCGAG contains:
- a CDS encoding ABC transporter permease; translation: MGRRGASLALWAALGVFVLYPLGRLFVVATTHGGGFSPTPLLNVMTDGYSLAAMRNTAILATAVATAGTAIGFAFALCSSGIPIPRWIGRSVDSVVVLPLVSPPFMTGISLSVLLGPGGTIPNLIGMPDLNLYGFWGTWLAEIMTYFPLAYLALSAVLEGIDGELEESAMTLGATRLQAFREVTVPLAIPGLANSFLLLFGASLADFASPMVMGGHNFPVLTTQAYLRITGMYDLQGGAALSLFLIIPAIGVYLIQRRWTENREFTTISGKGGRDRPRRPIEKWEKWVLAVVASISSFLLVVYGTILTASLVRAWGLDNSFTLEHYGYALSSGLGSIKDTFLLATTATLIGTVVSVTAGYLVTKRETPLRGTMEAVSLLNSILPGTAVGIAYVIAFNSGPIVLTGTMTILVALCVFRYGAAAMRLTIASLSQMDRSLEEAAMNLGASGFTVFRKITVPLIAPAISGGMKSLFVISMTAISAMIFLVSVRWNLLTVRILECITELMFGQAAALSVVLVTIVFSVSKLIDRLFRVRWRS
- a CDS encoding aspartate aminotransferase family protein, whose product is MLAPLYSPLPITVERAEGVRLFTDRGEFLDCYSGIGVMAMGHSYGPTLKAIEAKAGRHLHLGNYFLDPDALSMAEAVLALDGRDGQVAFSNSGAEATEAAIKAVKALRPGKIISFKGNFHGRTCGSLSITWGPGIRKPFEPLLSDGIFLPLSGECLRLFCEANEVAAVFLETVQGNSGILPCSEDLAETIHSLHEEGRFLLVADEIQSGLGRTGKGYGYRHYGLKPDLITLGKGLGGGLPLGALLAFGCSPFAQGEHGSTFAPNPLSLAAGLPVLQAMTDDFLSEVTRKGRLLSEGLKRLPWVDSVRGLGLMIGAVTKDANTVRQAAFDRGALLNVAGGAIRFLPALNVTDDEIEEMLDKLNFSI
- a CDS encoding aspartate kinase — encoded protein: MALVVQKYGGSSVATAGHIKTVARKIVDRVARGDRLAVVVSAMGDTTDDLISLAEQVSSSPSPREMDMLLSTGEQTSAALLAMALHDMEVSALSLNAFQLGIETTGRFRDARIVDLDLSRLRHRLEDVQVVVITGFQGISPDGDVTTLGRGGSDTSAIAVAAKLGVPCEIYSDVAGIYACDPRVVPEAKKLDYVVYDEMLEMAALGAKVLHSRGVEIAKKYEVDLYCGSTFSDEEGTRIVNTLPEWLEQPVVTGIAVDMDQMKVTLEGLPDGVDLLTRLFGCLAADGVNVDMISTVSAGGRTSITFSVVSGHICQVRDSVRESLEGIDGWSLSDDSTVAKVSAVGVGMKTSSGVAARFFSALDGAEVSVLGTTTSEIKISVLVPRDQAGDAAKALVAEFDRREEQA
- a CDS encoding 4-hydroxy-tetrahydrodipicolinate reductase encodes the protein MKYGITGASGRMGRELLEVFGPDDCVATVSLEDEAVLDRPEVMVDFSRPEALERTLGICREYRSALVLGTTALEERHFDALAELARTVPVVQGYNFSMGIGLLKMVLRDYSTALDDWDVEICETHHVHKVDAPSGTAILLKDAVGRDCPTHSLRLGGVPGDHSVSFANEGEVLSFGHRALSRKVFAMGAYRAARFALDSEPGLYDFEEVVRCALKR
- the dapD gene encoding 2,3,4,5-tetrahydropyridine-2,6-dicarboxylate N-acetyltransferase, with the protein product MRTEEVIRLIKESVKKTPVRVFLSGKLDGLSWGDLRFVGGSEFGVVKGDRAEVMAFLEANSDRIDDFEVEVEARNSAVPMADLTKYEARIEPGAIIRDMVEIGRGAVVMMGAVINIGAVIGEGTMIDMNAVLGGRATVGKNCHIGAGAVLAGVIEPPSALPVVVEDDVLVGANAVIFEGVRVGARSVVASGAIVTKDVPPGVVVAGIPARVVKDVDAQTADKTRIVADLREL
- a CDS encoding ABC transporter substrate-binding protein, whose translation is MKKTLVLAIGIIVLALSASSATASQESLRAYTIWSERYAKAIFDAFTSDTGIKVEWMRFSSGELQARMEAEKANPQVDVVFGNMAEAFVDGMAKGLFDPYLPENAEKIPSEFRDKEGYWTGVALDPICFMTNQKFLQDKDMTPPKSWEDLLDDRYGKKLQMADARTSGTAMYRILSLVQAMGENEAYVYQTKLNDNVQVYTKSGSGGALPIARGQAAGGIFFLVDALEMKQKGYPVVVSYPEEGVVAGIEAMALVKGASQPDLAKLFLDWASGERMQHLYGENGINLIPTNPDVPPATPELDINSIKILPLDVEWAGENRDRLVERWVEEVLR